The following proteins are encoded in a genomic region of Planococcus lenghuensis:
- a CDS encoding DUF5658 family protein, whose translation MIATESQPSIKNHVYALIVLNMLDGILTYIGITSGFITEGNPLLSALSPLTILMGKLLLSLCLYGLLFTSFASIRSRLWRYGLIAANSLYSMILLLHLLWLYLLLL comes from the coding sequence ATGATTGCGACCGAGAGCCAACCGTCAATAAAGAACCATGTCTACGCGCTGATTGTCTTGAATATGCTCGACGGGATCCTCACATATATCGGGATCACATCGGGCTTTATAACAGAAGGCAATCCGCTGTTAAGTGCCCTCTCTCCATTGACCATCCTGATGGGCAAGCTGCTGCTGTCACTTTGTCTCTATGGGTTGCTTTTTACGTCGTTCGCTTCAATCCGGTCCCGCTTGTGGCGCTACGGCCTGATCGCGGCAAATTCATTATACTCCATGATTTTACTTCTCCATCTGCTCTGGCTCTATCTACTGCTCCTGTAA